From one Colletotrichum destructivum chromosome 3, complete sequence genomic stretch:
- a CDS encoding Putative WD40/YVTN repeat-like-containing domain superfamily, which produces MESSAAQVKVNFTTTHEDLQLDESKRQLIVPADIKRYGLSRILNSESMLNTSSPVPLDFLVNGTFLRTTIEEYLKENGLSLETTITLQYVRSLLPPVYEASFEHDDWVAAVDVLSATSAAGRWSGDALAHGQDRILSASYDGLVRVWDGSGQCLATSPSTRAGGHAKLLTDAKFLSSSQVASVGLDQKVLVWKYTESADRFSGELKPTLELHGHKKMINSLAVHGPSKKLLTASADGRVGLWLASKKGSPDVDADDIPATHASSVKRAKLSNSSVTVPQKGALAMIHAHADASVTGAAFHPTDPTVAYSVSADHTLRTLDLTTASVVSTLTTLHPLLCLAPMPRNSSLVAAGSAARHVALLDPRVSASATSVLTLRGHANMISALAPSPDNDYSLASASHDGTVKIWDLRSVRPATKDEGGGSASEAVYSISREWLKGKKTPAGGEGAKVFALAWDQTWGIVSGGEDKKVQINRGRDLVA; this is translated from the exons ATGGAGTCCTCAGCGGCCCAGGTGAAGGTTAACTTCACGACAACGCACGAAGACCTTCAGTTGGACGAGAGCAAGAGACAATTGATCGTGCCGGCAG ATATCAAACGATATGGCCTGTCAAGGATATTGAACTCCGAGTCGATGCTCAAcacgtcgtcgcccgtgCCCCTTgacttcctcgtcaacggaACCTTCTTGCGAACCACGATTGAAGAATACCTCAAGGAGAATGGCCTCTCGCTCGAGACGACCATCACCCTGCAGTATGTTCGCAGTCTGCTGCCCCCAGTCTACGAGGCCTCGTTCGAGCACGACGACTGggtcgctgccgtcgacgtcctctCGGCCACATCGGCCGCGGGCCGCTGGtccggcgacgccctcgcccacgGCCAGGACCGCATCCTCTCGGCCAGCTACGACGGCCTTGTGCGTGTCTGGGACGGTTCCGGCCAGTGCCTGGCGACGTCCCCCTCGACCCGCGCCGGGGGCCACGCCAAGCTCCTGACGGACGCCAAgttcctctcctcgtcgcaGGTTGCCTCGGTCGGGCTGGATCAGAAGGTTCTCGTCTGGAAATACACAGAGTCGGCCGACCGCTTCTCGGGCGAGCTCAAGCCAACGCTCGAGCTGCACGGCCACAAAAAGATGATCAACTCGCTCGCCGTCCACGGTCCCTCCAAGAAACTCCTCACGGCCTCGGCTGACGGCCGTGTCGGTCTCTGGCTGGCGTCCAAGAAGGGCAGcccggacgtcgacgccgacgacatccCCGCGACGCACGCCAGCAGCGTCAAGCGCGCCAAGCTCTCCAACTCGTCCGTCACGGTGCCGCAGAAGGGCGCCCTCGCCATGATCCACGCCCACGCCGATGCCTCCGTCACGGGCGCCGCCTTTCACCCGACCGACCCCACCGTCGCCTactccgtctcggccgacCACACCCTCCGTACCCTCGACTTGACCACGGCCTCCGTCGTCTCGACCCTGACAACGCTTCACCCGCTTCTCTGCCTGGCGCCCATGCCGCGCAACTCTtctctcgtcgccgcgggctccgccgcccgtcacgtcgccctcctcgaccctcgcgtctcggcctcggccacctcggtTCTCACTCTTCGCGGCCACGCCAACATGATCTCGGCCCTCGCGCCCTCCCCGGACAACGACTACAgcctggcctcggcctcgcaTGATGGCACCGTGAAGATCTGGGACTTGCGGAGCGTGCGGCCCGCCAccaaggacgagggcggcggcagcgccagcGAGGCCGTCTACAGCATTAGCAGGGAGTGGctgaagggcaagaagacgcccgccggcggcgagggcgcaAAGGTGTTCGCCCTCGCGTGGGACCAGACGTGGGGCATCGTCAGCGGCGGTGAGGATAAGAAGGTGCAGATCAATAGGGGGAGGGATCTCGTTGCTTGA
- a CDS encoding Putative exocyst complex component Sec8 — protein sequence MSNRYGGGGGYRNGNGYGNFGRREEDYDPYGDGYSGSDKGDRYAVGSPPTMNPRSPPSLRSGGPPPIRSRERIQETNAERQIGQVLEHIKLEWPAMCQTDCVPVQLALQLLDTSSVGRAHDYNKFRQTHEYLQSSLKGIVHEHHQGFNSSIGTFHKIQGSIQASQKRVRALKDSLLTSKVSLCTSDPDLKKLSATSQAYDELLTTLNELEELRLVPDQLEARISEKRFLSAVEVLQNALRKLRKPELDDIGALSDLRGYLANQDTAIMDILVEELHEHLYLKSPYCQERWQNLAKTQGAFKEGNYESITIAPFHQVLDAMDFEGTVAEDPAKNPEADTFSYVSLLVESLNKLGRLETAVDTLKQRLPVELFTIVNETLREVDQRHPSSLRGGSANTQGLHIYGNRETQMRADVIYDLLWTLFGKFEAIAEGHRVFHESIKALIRREGAGNNSALLGSFKELWNLYQNEIRSLLHNYVTTDADVYQFSTSPKPGANINGKKDAAREHLFKFADSDPKAVDMTTEYDALESIIRAAVPGLTDTSRKSGADKKRPVLDIGNTRRGGTSGWENKQTTGTYKSLVEPSVFNMSLLLPPTLVFLQRLKMIVPPGSDLATSTLTSFLDNFLVNVFQPQLDETLGKLSDTIFGEADTFLTDQEWTQVARRPVFKGTTAFFAIVTAFCRMLGTIPHDQALSTLIITQMMRYYDRCFGWYKSLVSKTQAQAGEPTKLRMSAAMALEEGDVQETIKQLWTSDTLERELLEKEVGLLIVQTNEKRMEMADIIQDKDTISSLCLLYTSMKWLAVKISGLRHITRNESDSSRPHLNRGSSKRWTLMNDPNKATNENGPVYLPMTQETVQAFDGIVSSFEELAATALLTLHMEIRCEIIYSLRTALSTDTAPYLLDQEVTEPDPQILTLNSDLVLYDETIARYLRAKETAFIRTGLGLLINAYLVTNAAFVSPMNAKGCGRMQLNILVLQQNLKNVEEGVDLARASNYFALFDKGPDAIVEKAREDKDKDEHADPADTFGYEELRTLLELCFSEQVANPERGIASAAKRQMADKMLGLSEHMWQT from the exons ATGTCGAACCGGtacggcggtggtggtggttaccgcaacggcaacggctaCGGCAACTTTGGTAGGCGCGAAGAAGACTACGATCCGTACGGCGATGGCTACAGCGGTAGCGACAAAGGCGACCGGTACGCCGTTGGgtcaccgccgacgatgaaCCCGCGATCACCTCCTTCCCTCCGAAGTGGAGGACCGCCGCCGATTCGCAGTCGCGAGCGTATCCAGGAGACGAATGCCGAGCGGCAGATTGGCCAGGTACTCGAGCACATTAAGCTGGAGTGGCCGGCCATGTGCCAGACCGACTGTGTACCCGTTCAGCTTgccctccagctcctcgataCCAGCTCCGTCGGCCGCGCCCACGACTATAACAAGTTTCGACAGACGCACGAATACCTGCAGAGCTCCCTCAAAGGAATCGTCCACGAGCACCATCAGGGCTTCAACAGCTCGATCGGAACGTTCCACAAGATCCAGGGCAGCATCCAGGCGTCGCAAAAGCGAGTGCGCGCGCTCAAGGACTCACTCTTGACCTCCAAAGTGAGCCTCTGCACGTCGGACCCTGACCTCAAAAAGCTCTCGGCCACATCGCAGGCTTACGACGAGCTTCTCACGACCCTGAacgagctggaggagctgcgcTTGGTGCCAGACCAGCTGGAAGCACGCATCTCCGAGAAGCGATTCCTGAGCGCAGTCGAGGTGCTGCAGAATGCGTTGCGAAAGCTGCGGAAACCGGAGCTGGACGACATTGGCGCCTTGAGTGATCTGCGGGGCTACCTCGCCAACCAAGACACGGCGATTATGGATATTCTGGTCGAGGAGCTTCACGAACACCTGTACCTGAAGTCGCCCTACTGTCAGGAGCGGTGGCAGAACCTGGCCAAGACTCAGGGCGCGTTCAAGGAGGGCAACTACGAATCGATTACCATTGCCCCATTTCACCAAGTACTGGACGCCATGGACTTCGAAGGGACGGTGGCCGAGGATCCAGCTAAGAACCCGGAGGCTGACACGTTCTCCTACGTATCTCTGCTGGTAGAGTCCCTAAACAAGCTGGGAAGGCTGGAGACCGCCGTCGACACTCTCAAGCAGAGGTTGCCTGTCGAGCTGTTTACAATTGTCAACGAGACGCTTCGGGAGGTCGACCAACGGCATCCAAGCTCATTGCGCGGCGGCTCTGCCAACACCCAAGGGCTGCATATTTACGGCAACCGGGAGACGCAGATGAGAGCGGACGTCATCTACGACCTGCTGTGGACGTTATTTGGCAAGTTCGAGGCCATTGCCGAGGGTCATCGCGTGTTCCACGAGTCGATCAAGGCGCTCATCCGGCGGGAGGGTGCTGGGAACAACAGCGCGTTGCTGGGAAGCTTCAAGGAGCTCTGGAACCTATATCAAAACGAGATCCGTTCCCTACTGCACAATTATGTTACAACAGACGCCGATGTGTACCAGTTCAGCACGTCACCAAAGCCTGGTGCTAACATCAATGGCAAGAAGGACGCCGCTCGGGAACATCTTTTCAAGTTCGCCGACAGCGACCCAAAGGCCGTAGATATGACGACAGAATACGACGCTCTAGAGAGCATCATCCGGGCTGCGGTCCCCGGTCTGACGGACACATCTCGAAAATCCGGCGCTGACAAGAAACGGCCGGTCTTGGACATCGGCAACACCAGGAGAGGCGGAACCTCGGGCTGGGAGAACAAGCAGACGACCGGGACCTACAAGTCCCTCGTTGAGCCCAGTGTCTTCAACATGAGTTTGCTTCTTCCACCCACCCTCGTCTTTCTCCAGCGCCTCAAAATGATTGTCCCCCCGGGCTCGGATCTTGCCACTAGCACACTGACGTCTTTCCTGGATAACTTCCTGGTCAACGTATTCCAGCCCCAGCTGGACGAGACTCTTGGCAAGCTCAGCGACACCATCTTCGGCGAAGCCGACACATTTTTGACAGACCAGGAGTGGACCCAAGTCGCTAGGCGGCCAGTTTTCAAGGGTACAACTGCCTTCTTTGCCATTGTCACAGCTTTCTGCCGCATGCTGGGCACAATTCCCCATGACCAAGCCCTAAGCACGCTCATCATCACCCAGATGATGAGATACTATGACCGCTGCTTCGGGTGGTACAAGTCGCTGGTGAGCAAAacgcaggcgcaggcgggCGAACCTACGAAGCTGCGCATGTCAGCAGCAATGGCCCTGGAAGAGGGCGATGTCCAAGAGACGATAAAGCAACTGTGGACATCGGATACGCTGGAGCGTGAGCTCTTGGAGAAGGAAGTCGGTCTGCTTATCGTCCAGACCAACGAGAAGCGcatggagatggccgacATTATCCAGGACAAGGACACCATCTCGTCGCTTTGCCTTCTGTACACCAGCATGAAATGGCTCGCGGTCAAGATCTCGGGTCTCCGTCACATCACTCGAAACGAATCAGACTCGTCACGCCCACACCTAAACCGAGGCTCGAGCAAGCGGTGGACGCTGATGAACGACCCCAACAAAGCCACCAACGAAAATGGCCCTGTGTATCTCCCCATGACGCAGGAAACCGTCCA GGCTTTCGACGGCATTGTCTCGTCCTTCGAAgagctcgccgccaccgcgcTCCTGACCCTCCATATGGAGATCCGCTGCGAGATCATCTACTCCCTCCGCACTGCGCTCTCCACAGACACGGCGCCCTACCTCCTTGACCAGGAAGTCACGGAGCCGGACCCGCAGATACTAACTCTCAACTCGGACCTCGTACTTTACGACGAGACCATCGCGCGCTACCTCCGCGCCAAAGAGACGGCCTTCATCCGCAccggcctgggcctgctgATCAATGCGTACCTTGTCACCAATGCGGCCTTCGTGTCGCCCATGAACGCAAAGGGTTGCGGCCGCATGCAGCTCAACATTCTCGTGCTGCAGCAGAACCTCAAGAACGTCGAGGAGGGTGTCGACCTCGCGCGCGCGTCAAACTACTTTgccctcttcgacaagggacccgacgccatcgtcgaaAAAGCTCGCGAGGACAAGGATAAGGACGAGCACGCCGACCCCGCCGACACGTTCGGCTACGAGGAGCTGCGGACCCTGCTGGAGCTGTGCTTCAGCGAGCAGGTTGCGAACCCGGAGCGGGGgatcgccagcgccgccaagAGGCAGATGGCGGACAAGATGCTGGGGCTCAGCGAGCACATGTGGCAGACCTAA
- a CDS encoding Putative serine/threonine-protein kinase, active: MAQNRPAAFNTLRMGEVIREKVQDGITGETRDLQYTQCKIVGNGSFGVVFQTKLSPSGEDAAIKRVLQDKRFKNRELQIMRIVRHPNIVQLKAFYYSNGERKDEVYLNLVQEFVPETVYRASRFFNKMKTTMPILEVKLYIYQLFRALAYIHSQGICHRDIKPQNLLLDPTSGILKLCDFGSAKILVENEPNVSYICSRYYRAPELIFGATNYTTKIDVWSTGCVMAELMLGQPLFPGESGIDQLVEIIKVLGTPTREQIRTMNPNYMEHKFPQIKPHPFAKVFRKADANAIDLIARLLEYTPTERQAAVEAMVHPFFDELRDPNTRLPDSRHQSGEIRDLPPLFDFSRHELSIAPSLNHQLVPPHMKSVLAGRGLDIDNFTPIPKADMMAKLD, encoded by the exons ATGGCGCAGAACCGCCCCGCCGCCTTCAACACTCTCAGGATGGGAG AGGTTATTCGCGAGAAGGTCCAGGACGGGATCACTGGAGAAACGAGGGACCTCCAGTATACGCAATGCAAGATTGTTGGCAACGGCTCTTTTGGTGTCGTCTTTCAGACCAAGCTTTCGCCGTCAGGAGAGGATGCGGCTATTAAACGTGTCCTCCAAGACAAGCGATTCAAG AACCGTGAACTTCAGATCATGCGGATCGTCCGGCATCCCAACATCGTGCAGCTCAAGGCCTTCTATTACTCCAATGGCGAACGC AAAGATGAGGTTTACCTCAACCTTGTTCAGGAGTTCGTGCCCGAGACGGTCTACCGCGCCTCCCGCTTCTTCAacaagatgaagacgacaaTGCCCATCCTGGAGGTCAAGCTCTACATTTACCAGCTCTTCCGCGCACTCGCCTACATTCACTCGCAAGGAATTTGCCATCGTGACATCAAGCCTCAaaacctccttctcgaccccACGTCGGGTATTCTGAAGCTGTGTGATTTCGGCAGCGCCAAGATATTGGTCGAAAACGAGCCAAATGTGTCGTACATTTGCTCACGATACTACCGAGCACCGGAGCTTATTTTTGGCGCCACGAACTACACCACTAAGATCG ACGTGTGGTCCACTGGCTGTGTGATGGCAGAGCTCATGCTTGGACAACCTCTTTTCCCCGGAGAATCAGGCATCGACCAGCTTGTCGAGATTATCAAGGTCCTTGGCACGCCTACACGAGAGCAAATCCGCACGATGAACCCCAATTACATGGAACACAAGTTCCCGCAAATCAAGCCGCATCCCTTCGCCAAGGTCTTTAGGAAGGCGGATGCGAATGCGATTGATTTGATCGCGCGCCTCCTCGAATACACCCCGACAGAGAGACAAGCCGCCGTTGAGGCCATGGTTCACCCGTTCTTTGACGAGCTGAGAGATCCTAACACCAGACTGCCTGACTCCCGACACCAGAGCGGCGAGATCCGTGATCTACCCCCTCTATTTGACTTCAGCCGCCACG AGCTTTCGATTGCCCCGAGCCTGAACCACCAGCTGGTGCCCCCTCACATGAAATCAGTCCTGGCCGGGAGGGGATTGGACATTGATAACTTCACTCCGATTCCGAAGGCCGACATGATGGCCAAACTGGATTGA
- a CDS encoding Putative nuclear cap-binding protein subunit 1, which translates to MGDYERRRHNGGGGGGGGYNNRKRRYRDDDDNDHRQSRRRIDTAPLPVRVRRQLLSLAESPLRRWHDEVQGIAHVVAENAEDVELRESFIGLVLQLSLEQPLKTPFVAGVILLVNTLKPEIVDEILAKLSAAIQERIQSGEWRDVKLYLKLLACLQSSLDGEGVFPVLEELFGRAVDLQTASSDDTIGTELVKIILLTIPYIMAAAPGQWQQKAADLMDKTEIIASEPHALQALIDPYIPEKEDQPTGSMSVIALLQKQLQHEAANDWELSCLPRPWKLPLEEIEAQEKLDSATKHSLPPIAVPEKIIAGSRPLFPEVYFSVYSNQEVESVPPVTDIAASLVRDGLVDTINILDYNRNVTARYLIDLDCYFSDTTFVKRATPFDRLRDIESGRSTWKPEDVAVDAVFSQLFQLPTPEHKLVYYHSVLTEACKIAPAAIAPSLGRAIRHMYRNSSRMDLELSQRFVDWFSHHLSNFGFTWKWTEWVDDVYLPDLNPQKAFIIGALDKEIRLSFAQRIKGTLPEPYQPLIGPEKEKDVPDFKFNDDSTPFAAEGREIAALLRRKAPDEEFQPIIERIHSLAIERSLDPLVTSTDIFVTAVCWVGSKSLSHVLACIERTKDRLLDVGAASEVAKAQIITAVMSYWAAQPGVAISIVEKLLNYSILLPTTVIEWALVGGNHVEGQSSGDALAQPHVFELVFGTVAKVTGRVRQLLTKEAEADEEAKERETKAMRDLFKSMEDALVSWASGSKDEMMEEVDGAGQRDALLRRWGERWLRVFRRRSAIEEAFILEANKEQATAANEV; encoded by the exons ATGGGTGACTACGAGAGAAGGCGCCACAacggtggtggcggcggcggcggcggatatAACAACAGGAAGAGAAGGTATCGAG acgacgatgacaacgacCACCGACAGTCGCGACGAAGAATCGATACCGCGCCTCTGCCCGTGAGGGTTCGCCGACagctcctctctctcgccgaATCACCTCTCCGCCGGTGGCATGACGAGGTCCAGGGGATCGCTCACGTCGTTGCCGAGAACGCGGAGGACGTCGAGCTTCGCGAAAGCTTCATTGGTCTTGTCCTGCAGCTATCGTTGGAGCAGCCACTCAAAACGCCCTTTGTCGCTGGTGTGATCCTTCTGGTGAACACGCTTAAGCCCGAGATTGTGGACGAGATCTTGGCGAAGCTGAGCGCCGCGATTCAAGAGAGGATCCAATCCGGTGAATGGCGGGATGTGAAGCTCTATCTGAAACTGTTGGCTTGCTTACAGAGCTCTcttgacggcgagggagTCTTCCCCGTCCTGGAGGAGTTGTTCGGCCGGGCTGTCGACTTGCAAACAGCAAGCTCTGATGAC ACGATTGGCACCGAGCTGGTTAAGATAATACTTCTCACAATCCCGTACATCATGGCAGCGGCCCCTGGTCAGTGGCAGCAGAAGGCCGCCGACCTCATGGACAAGACAGAGATCATTGCCTCAGAGCCTCACGCGTTGCAGGCACTCATCGACCCGTACATTCCCGAGAAGGAGGATCAGCCCACAGGCTCCATGAGCGTGATCGCATTGCTCCagaagcagctgcagcaTGAAGCGGCAAACGACTGGGAATTGTCTTGTCTTCCTAGACCCTGGAAACTGCCGCTCGAGGAGATCGAGGCACAGGAGAAGCTGGACAGTGCCACGAAGCACAGCCTCCCCCCGATCGCGGTTCCCGAGAAAATCATCGCTGGTTCTCGGCCTTTGTTTCCTGAAGTCTACTTTTCGGTATACAGCAACCAAGAGGTCGAGTCGGTGCCGCCTGTGACGGACATCGCTGCTTCGCTAGTAAGAGATGGATTGGTTGATACGATTAACATTCTGGACTACAACCGTAACGTCACTGCGCGATACCTCATCGACTTGGACTGCTACTTCTCCGACACCACCTTCGTCAAGCGAGCCACTCCTTTCGACAGACTAAGAGATATTGAAAGCGGCCGCTCAACGTGGAAGCCCGAGGACGTGGCCGTTGACGCAGTCTTTTCGCAGCTCTTTCAACTCCCCACACCTGAGCACAAGCTCGTTTACTATCACTCAGTTCTCACCGAGGCGTGCAAGATTGCACCTGCAGCCATTGCCCCCAGTTTGGGTCGAGCAATCCGGCATATGTATCGCAACTCGAGCCGTATGGACCTCGAACTCTCCCAGAGGTTCGTCGATTGGTTCTCGCATCACCTAAGCAACTTTGGCTTCACTTGGAAGTGGACGGAGTGGGTCGACGATGTCTACCTGCCTGACCTCAATCCTCAGAAGGCATTCATCATCGGGGCATTGGATAAGGAAATCCGACTCAGCTTCGCGCAACGCATCAAGGGCACGCTTCCTGAGCCCTATCAACCCCTGATTGGAcccgagaaggagaaggatgtCCCGGATTTCAAATTCAATGATGACA GCACTCCATTCGCAGCCGAGGGCCGCGAGATTGCCGCGTTGCTGAGACGCAAAGCACCAGACGAAGAGTTCCAGCCGATCATTGAACGGATCCACTCACTTGCGATAGAACGCAGTTTGGATCCTTTGGTGACAAGCACTGACATTTTCGTCACGGCCGTCTGCTGGGTTGGATCCAAATCACTCAGTCACGTCCTAGCGTGTATTGAGCGCACCAAGGACCGTCTGCTCGATGTAGGCGCGGCATCTGAGGTGGCTAAAGCCCAAATCATCACCGCTGTCATGTCATACTGGGCGGCACAACCCGGCGTTGCCATCTCgatcgtcgagaagctcctgAACTACTCGATTCTACTGCCCACCACAGTCATCGAGTGGGCTCTTGTGGGCGGTAATCACGTCGAGGGACAGTCCTCGGGTGATGCCTTGGCGCAACCGCACGTCTTCGAGCTGGTGTTCGGAACTGTGGCCAAGGTGACAGGTCGTGTTAGGCAATTGTTGACAAAGGAAGCCGAGGCGGAtgaagaagcaaaagagagggagaccAAGGCTATGCGCGACCTGTTCAAGTCTATGGAGGATGCTTTGGTGAGTTGGGCTTCGGGCAGCAaggacgagatgatggaggaagTGGATGGCGCCGGCCAGCGCGACGCCCTACTCCGCCGATGGGGTGAGAGATGGCTGAGAGTGTTCCGACGACGATCGGCCATTGAGGAGGCATTTATCCTCGAGGCGAACAAGGAGCAAGCTACTGCTGCCAACGAAGTCTAA